Proteins found in one Sphingobacteriales bacterium genomic segment:
- a CDS encoding aminotransferase class III-fold pyridoxal phosphate-dependent enzyme, which yields MLTDTNNLITQAEKDEILNNNLEYTLFSWSKQAGLNPINIEYGEGVYLYDYDGKRYIDFSSGLMNVNIGHAHPRVTQAVAKQMQQISYVTPSCITKARGEAGKKLAEITPGNLKKTLFTVCGATAIENAIKLARLYTGRHKIIARYRAFHGASYGAMTAGGDPRKLASDSQQIPNIIHVEDAYCYRCPWSQKIESCHRECVSHIERVIEFEGPENIAAILMEGESGSSGCIKYPPDYWKRLREICDRYGILLIADEVMSGFGRTGKWFGVDNHGVVPDMIATAKGLTAGYIPLGALIVSDTIAAHFNDRPLMLGLTYSAHTVGCAAAVEVLNIYEDENLIENAAAMGKYVDEQVEMLKQKHRCIGDFRNTGLLGCLEIVKNRDTKEPMAPFNAKLSEMAVMNQVAAKIKELGMYTFVRWNYVFIAPPLCITREQIDEGLAIISQALSIADAHCY from the coding sequence ATGCTTACAGATACTAATAATCTTATCACTCAAGCAGAAAAAGACGAAATTTTAAACAATAATTTAGAATATACCCTTTTTTCGTGGTCAAAACAAGCCGGTCTTAATCCTATAAATATAGAATACGGCGAAGGCGTTTATTTATACGATTATGACGGCAAACGCTATATTGATTTTTCTTCGGGTTTGATGAACGTAAATATCGGACACGCCCACCCGCGCGTTACGCAGGCTGTTGCAAAGCAAATGCAACAAATCAGCTATGTAACACCGAGTTGTATTACCAAAGCACGCGGCGAAGCAGGAAAAAAATTAGCGGAAATCACCCCCGGTAATCTCAAAAAGACCTTGTTTACGGTGTGCGGTGCTACCGCCATTGAAAATGCCATTAAACTCGCCCGTCTCTATACCGGCAGACACAAAATCATCGCCCGCTATCGCGCTTTTCACGGAGCAAGCTACGGAGCTATGACCGCCGGCGGCGACCCCCGCAAGCTGGCTTCCGATTCGCAGCAAATTCCTAATATTATACATGTAGAAGATGCCTATTGCTATCGTTGTCCTTGGAGTCAGAAAATAGAATCCTGCCACCGCGAATGTGTATCGCATATAGAGCGCGTGATAGAATTTGAAGGACCCGAAAATATCGCCGCTATTCTGATGGAGGGTGAAAGCGGCAGTTCCGGCTGCATCAAGTATCCGCCCGATTATTGGAAACGCTTGCGCGAAATATGCGATCGCTATGGCATTTTGCTCATCGCCGATGAAGTGATGAGTGGTTTTGGACGTACCGGAAAATGGTTCGGTGTGGATAATCACGGCGTAGTACCCGATATGATAGCCACCGCCAAAGGACTTACCGCCGGCTATATTCCATTGGGTGCTTTGATAGTGAGCGATACCATTGCGGCGCATTTCAACGACCGCCCTTTGATGTTGGGCTTAACCTATTCGGCACATACAGTGGGTTGTGCGGCAGCAGTGGAGGTCTTGAATATTTATGAAGATGAAAACCTCATAGAAAATGCCGCCGCTATGGGCAAATATGTGGACGAGCAGGTAGAAATGCTGAAACAAAAACATCGTTGTATCGGCGATTTTCGCAATACGGGCTTATTGGGTTGTTTGGAAATCGTGAAAAATCGCGATACCAAAGAGCCAATGGCTCCTTTCAATGCGAAGCTCTCCGAAATGGCGGTGATGAATCAGGTGGCTGCAAAAATCAAGGAATTGGGCATGTACACTTTTGTGCGTTGGAATTATGTATTCATTGCACCGCCGCTTTGCATCACCCGCGAGCAGATTGACGAAGGTTTGGCGATTATCTCGCAAGCTCTGAGCATCGCCGATGCTCATTGTTATTAA
- a CDS encoding HNH endonuclease produces MSEKISQLDLIKEFFIKNPLRDIQHPEVVDWVVAEFKKRTGDVFRDPDRGIRSLSQKGFLIKVAKGVYRYDPEYVTNRELEDFTPAQKKEILERDNYKCVICGRGKQDGVELHIDHIKAKDFGGEATIENGQTLCAQHNFLKKNFKQTETGKKMFIRLYELAKIQEDITLLKFCTEILEVFERNNVNGHIEWKK; encoded by the coding sequence ATGTCAGAGAAAATATCACAGCTTGATTTAATCAAGGAGTTTTTTATAAAGAACCCACTGAGAGACATTCAGCATCCGGAAGTAGTAGATTGGGTTGTAGCTGAATTCAAGAAGCGAACGGGGGACGTTTTTAGAGATCCAGATAGAGGTATTCGTTCCTTATCTCAAAAAGGTTTCCTCATCAAAGTAGCCAAAGGCGTATATCGCTACGACCCCGAATATGTTACAAATAGAGAATTGGAGGATTTTACACCTGCACAGAAAAAAGAAATCTTAGAAAGGGATAATTACAAATGTGTGATTTGTGGTAGAGGAAAACAAGACGGAGTTGAATTGCATATTGACCACATTAAAGCTAAAGATTTCGGAGGTGAAGCAACTATTGAAAATGGACAAACTTTGTGTGCCCAACATAACTTTCTGAAAAAAAACTTTAAACAAACAGAAACAGGAAAGAAAATGTTTATCCGCCTTTATGAACTTGCTAAAATTCAAGAAGATATAACACTTCTAAAATTTTGTACAGAAATTTTAGAAGTGTTTGAGCGCAATAATGTAAACGGACATATAGAGTGGAAAAAATAA
- a CDS encoding site-specific DNA-methyltransferase gives MYEVADDILNAVDEPNYGYRREYFRHKNTLLFHGDILNTELFNKQFIDLIVTSPPYNVGIEYNSNDDELNYEQYLKFSEEWMQNCFNWSKTQARFCLNIPLDKNKGGHRAVGADLTKIAQKVGWKYKTTIIWNEGNISRRTAWGSWKSASAPVVIAPVELIVVLYKDEWKKTNGSKISDVTGDEFKDWTQGVWVFNGESKKRIGHPAPFPKDLPHRCIKLFSYVNDLVFDPFAGSGTTLLVAQNLNRKAIGTELDSEYCELAKNRILKETGTLNFELNVRENITA, from the coding sequence ATGTACGAAGTAGCAGATGACATTTTAAATGCGGTAGATGAGCCAAATTATGGATATAGACGAGAGTATTTTCGTCATAAAAATACTTTGCTTTTTCACGGTGACATATTGAATACAGAACTTTTTAATAAGCAATTTATAGATTTGATTGTTACTTCTCCACCCTATAATGTGGGAATTGAATATAATTCAAATGATGATGAATTAAATTATGAACAGTATCTAAAATTTTCAGAAGAATGGATGCAGAATTGTTTTAATTGGAGCAAAACACAAGCAAGGTTTTGTTTAAATATTCCACTTGATAAAAACAAAGGTGGGCATAGGGCTGTTGGGGCTGACTTAACAAAAATTGCTCAAAAAGTTGGTTGGAAATATAAAACAACAATAATTTGGAATGAGGGTAATATTTCAAGGCGAACAGCTTGGGGTTCTTGGAAATCTGCTTCAGCACCAGTTGTAATTGCGCCCGTTGAACTCATTGTAGTGCTTTATAAAGATGAATGGAAAAAAACAAATGGTAGCAAAATTTCTGATGTAACAGGTGATGAATTTAAAGATTGGACACAAGGGGTTTGGGTTTTCAATGGAGAAAGCAAAAAGCGAATAGGACACCCAGCACCATTTCCGAAGGATTTACCACATCGTTGCATTAAACTTTTTAGCTATGTAAATGATCTGGTTTTTGACCCTTTTGCAGGTAGTGGAACAACACTTTTAGTGGCACAAAATCTAAATAGAAAAGCAATAGGAACTGAATTGGATAGCGAATATTGCGAATTAGCAAAAAATAGGATTTTAAAAGAAACAGGAACATTAAATTTTGAACTAAATGTCAGAGAAAATATCACAGCTTGA
- a CDS encoding GNAT family N-acetyltransferase produces MHRRLQWTCKRFDELSVHELYEIMVMRQEVFVVEQNCAFVDADGIDLKSWHLLGYMKNGVLAAYARIVPAGVSYVEVSVGRIVTAPKYRHLGMGKDLMEELLRRTEELYSKVPIRIAAQKYLENFYTSYGFRAEGEPFLWDGIWHVYMLR; encoded by the coding sequence ATGCATAGAAGATTACAATGGACGTGCAAACGTTTTGATGAACTCAGCGTACACGAATTATACGAAATAATGGTGATGCGGCAGGAGGTGTTCGTAGTAGAACAGAATTGTGCTTTTGTAGATGCCGACGGTATTGATTTGAAAAGTTGGCACCTGTTGGGGTATATGAAAAATGGTGTATTGGCAGCGTATGCCCGTATTGTGCCGGCGGGTGTGAGCTATGTGGAAGTGTCGGTGGGCAGAATTGTAACTGCGCCCAAATACAGGCATTTGGGTATGGGAAAAGATTTGATGGAAGAATTGCTGCGCCGCACCGAAGAACTATATTCCAAAGTACCCATTCGCATCGCTGCCCAAAAATATTTAGAAAATTTTTATACTTCTTATGGTTTTCGAGCAGAAGGGGAGCCTTTTTTGTGGGACGGCATCTGGCATGTGTATATGCTCCGTTGA
- a CDS encoding LysM peptidoglycan-binding domain-containing protein codes for MNRQVLFSGALRHLRLWSLMALCVFPFKLSYCGDFSVQDYIETYQSVAMEEMKKVGIPASIKLGQAILESNAGNSYLAREANNHFGIKCHSWQGERVFRDDDNPNDCFRKYGSAYDSYADHSSYLRNTQRYSGLFFIPVNDYRGWARSLKEYGYATNPKYDELLIETIERYQLYRFDDQQILASGGIVPPPTPYSAPHNATANGSSTLLEDAERSPRYIPGDVFYYNGIKTVAVNTDITPRQVARAFNVDVKRLCKYNEIDINHLIPANTKIYLQAKRNKAPLGSIIHKVRKGEKMHDIAQMYGIKLSKLYKLNNLSQGAQPREDEEIYLRSKAPRKPYTEEDEPQEPLFEEPTPATFASASNGGIAPQNNPTKGNGSNQSASSTKAQASSYHQPSPPSSANNNTTVMNSSVRSYLENSSTPDKKLPSASVSTSSQTMNTPEKTKTYTPAPLIGSSTSSSANNANSGIASTYTVKQGDTLYNISKRMNMSVEALKKLNNMSDNNIKLGQQLKVKEGMK; via the coding sequence ATGAACCGCCAAGTTTTATTTTCAGGTGCTTTGCGCCATTTGCGTTTATGGAGTCTGATGGCTCTGTGTGTTTTTCCTTTTAAACTTTCTTATTGCGGCGATTTTTCGGTGCAGGATTACATAGAAACCTACCAATCGGTGGCTATGGAAGAAATGAAGAAAGTGGGTATTCCTGCCAGTATCAAGTTGGGGCAGGCGATTTTGGAATCCAATGCCGGCAACAGCTATTTAGCGCGCGAAGCCAACAACCATTTCGGTATCAAGTGCCACAGCTGGCAAGGTGAGCGTGTGTTCCGTGATGATGACAACCCGAATGATTGTTTTCGTAAATACGGCTCTGCTTATGATTCTTATGCGGATCATTCGTCCTATTTGCGCAATACACAGCGTTATTCCGGTTTATTTTTCATTCCGGTAAATGATTATCGAGGTTGGGCGCGTTCTTTGAAAGAGTACGGCTATGCCACCAACCCCAAATACGATGAGTTGCTGATAGAAACCATCGAACGCTACCAATTATATCGCTTTGATGACCAACAGATTTTGGCATCGGGTGGCATTGTTCCGCCTCCTACTCCTTATTCTGCTCCGCACAATGCCACCGCCAATGGCAGCAGCACTTTATTAGAAGATGCAGAGCGCAGTCCGCGCTATATTCCGGGTGATGTATTTTATTACAACGGCATCAAAACCGTAGCCGTAAATACCGACATCACACCTCGGCAGGTGGCACGCGCTTTTAATGTGGACGTGAAACGCCTGTGCAAATACAATGAAATCGACATCAATCATTTGATACCCGCCAATACCAAAATTTATTTGCAAGCCAAACGCAATAAAGCTCCTTTGGGCAGTATAATACACAAGGTGCGCAAAGGTGAAAAAATGCACGACATTGCTCAAATGTATGGTATCAAACTGAGTAAACTGTACAAACTGAATAATTTGTCGCAAGGAGCACAGCCCCGCGAAGATGAAGAGATTTATTTGCGCAGCAAAGCACCGCGCAAACCCTATACCGAAGAAGACGAGCCGCAAGAGCCTCTGTTTGAAGAGCCGACTCCTGCCACCTTTGCCAGTGCCTCCAATGGTGGCATAGCACCACAAAACAACCCGACCAAAGGAAACGGCAGCAACCAATCGGCGAGCAGCACCAAAGCACAAGCCAGTTCGTATCATCAGCCCTCTCCGCCGTCGAGTGCCAACAACAATACCACAGTAATGAACAGTTCGGTGCGCAGCTATTTAGAAAACAGTAGCACACCTGACAAAAAATTGCCATCAGCTTCGGTTTCTACTTCATCACAAACGATGAATACACCCGAAAAAACAAAAACTTACACCCCTGCTCCGCTTATCGGTAGCAGCACCTCATCTTCCGCCAACAATGCCAATAGCGGAATTGCGAGTACCTATACCGTAAAACAAGGTGACACTTTATACAATATATCCAAACGAATGAATATGTCGGTAGAAGCCCTCAAAAAACTCAATAATATGAGCGATAACAATATCAAATTGGGGCAACAACTGAAAGTAAAAGAAGGAATGAAATAA
- a CDS encoding TM2 domain-containing protein, whose translation MSKQEQKLLKKIEKATQDGKVSVLEAASISQAAKKVQNPEKQTPAAPTSGKSQLIALVLAALVGVLGIHRFYLGYTLEGVLQLLTAGGCGIWALIDLIRIITGDLQPKNGSYTETL comes from the coding sequence ATGAGCAAACAAGAGCAAAAACTCTTGAAAAAAATTGAAAAAGCTACTCAAGACGGCAAAGTGAGTGTATTGGAAGCTGCGAGCATCAGCCAAGCTGCCAAAAAAGTACAAAACCCCGAAAAACAAACCCCTGCTGCACCTACCAGCGGCAAAAGTCAGCTTATTGCTTTGGTATTAGCTGCTCTCGTAGGAGTGTTGGGTATTCACCGTTTTTATTTGGGTTATACCTTAGAGGGTGTGCTTCAATTATTAACTGCCGGCGGTTGCGGTATTTGGGCTTTGATAGACCTCATTCGCATCATCACTGGTGATTTGCAGCCTAAAAACGGCTCTTATACCGAAACTTTATAA
- a CDS encoding DUF2752 domain-containing protein: MRQLLRYLQIAFLLIAPVVLLILPANFFDKGESICLSKVLFDIECYACGLTRAVQHAIHGDFAGAYQYNKLVVVVLPLLFLWWAKNLAELLGFNYQKYFNPRKSAM; this comes from the coding sequence ATGCGCCAACTGCTCCGATACCTACAAATTGCCTTTTTATTAATAGCACCTGTTGTGTTGTTGATATTGCCCGCCAATTTTTTTGATAAGGGCGAAAGTATTTGTTTGTCTAAGGTATTATTTGATATAGAATGTTATGCTTGTGGGCTTACAAGAGCCGTACAGCACGCCATTCACGGCGACTTTGCAGGCGCATATCAATACAATAAATTGGTGGTGGTGGTTTTGCCGCTACTATTTTTGTGGTGGGCAAAAAATTTGGCGGAATTGCTGGGTTTTAATTATCAAAAATATTTCAACCCGCGCAAGTCAGCGATGTAA
- a CDS encoding 2-oxoglutarate dehydrogenase E1 component → MSAEQFISNAHPAYIESLYRDYQQNPAELEIGWRKFFEGFDFALQYQNATAGENGADNTAAVNTGIYHTADLDIPNEIKVYSLIYSYRKNAHLISKTNPIRQRKDRRAYLELSDYGLTENLLDQEFYVGNILGLGKTTLSRIIAFLQKAYGGSIGVEYHYIRDPQRRHWIREKIEMRPDNFGFSIDKKKRILKKLNEATVLEEFLGKKFLGEKRFSLEGGESTIPALDAIINTAADQGAEECTIAMAHRGRLNVLSNIMGKTYDYIFSEFEGRMPSDQTMGDGDVKYHLGYSSLVETPSGKKIHLKLAPNPSHLEAVDPVLLGFTRAKADVVYQSDFKKIMPIIIHGDAAVAGQGVIYEIAQMANLRGYLTGGTIHFVINNQIGFTTDFDDARSSDYCTAIAAIVEAPVLHVNGDDAEAVVYVSEMAAEYRQRFGGDVYIDMVCYRKHGHNEGDDPKFTQPQMYNFINKHANVRDLYVKKLTEQGDLEATMAKALNEDFWKQLQDRLDDIRQNTLPYKYQEPEQAWRSLNKSTPASFEQTYPTAISDETLQQLVNALDALPENFTPMRKVSKMLEDNKKMLLEAGKADWASAELLAYASILKEGNNVRMSGQDVKRGTFSHRHAVIWDENTNAEYNRLSRISDTQGRFLIYNSLLSEFAVLAFEYGYSMASPDQLVLWEAQFGDFANGAQTIFDQFIASGESKWQRMSGLVMLLPHGYEGQGPEHSSARLERYLQATAEENIIVANITEPANFFHILRRQLAFPFRKPLVVMSPKSLLRHPRCVSPVAAFTTGHFKEVIDDTQTVAAAKVKRILLCSGKLYYELLDYKEQNKRNDIALVRLEQLYPLPAKQLNEIVKKYKNAEVVWVQEEPENMGAWWYLRNTYREAALRAITRKRSASTATGFKKLHQKEQEAIINKAFE, encoded by the coding sequence ATGAGTGCCGAACAATTTATCAGCAATGCGCATCCGGCTTATATCGAATCGTTGTATCGCGATTATCAGCAAAATCCTGCCGAATTGGAAATCGGTTGGCGCAAATTTTTTGAAGGTTTTGATTTTGCCCTTCAATACCAAAACGCCACTGCCGGTGAAAATGGAGCAGATAATACTGCTGCTGTAAATACAGGAATATACCATACTGCCGATTTGGATATTCCCAACGAAATCAAAGTGTATTCTCTCATTTACAGCTATCGCAAAAATGCCCACTTGATTTCCAAAACCAACCCCATTCGCCAGCGCAAAGACCGCCGCGCCTATTTGGAACTCAGCGACTATGGCTTGACGGAAAATTTGTTGGATCAGGAATTTTATGTGGGCAATATTTTGGGATTGGGCAAAACCACCCTGAGCCGTATTATCGCTTTTTTACAAAAAGCCTACGGCGGCTCTATTGGTGTGGAGTATCATTATATCCGCGACCCGCAACGCCGCCACTGGATACGCGAAAAAATAGAAATGCGCCCCGATAATTTCGGTTTCTCTATTGATAAGAAAAAGCGCATCTTAAAAAAACTCAACGAAGCCACCGTATTGGAGGAGTTTTTGGGTAAAAAGTTTTTGGGCGAAAAACGTTTCTCGCTCGAAGGCGGCGAAAGCACCATTCCTGCCTTAGATGCCATTATTAATACGGCTGCCGACCAAGGTGCAGAAGAATGTACCATTGCTATGGCACATCGCGGGCGGCTCAATGTATTGTCCAACATTATGGGCAAAACCTACGACTATATTTTTAGCGAATTTGAAGGTCGTATGCCCAGCGACCAAACCATGGGCGATGGCGATGTGAAATACCATTTGGGCTATTCTTCTTTGGTAGAAACCCCTTCGGGCAAAAAAATACACCTCAAATTAGCCCCCAACCCTTCGCACCTCGAAGCCGTTGATCCCGTATTGCTCGGCTTCACACGCGCCAAAGCCGATGTAGTCTATCAGTCCGATTTTAAAAAAATAATGCCCATTATCATTCACGGCGATGCTGCCGTTGCCGGTCAGGGCGTTATTTATGAAATAGCACAAATGGCAAACCTCAGAGGCTACCTCACCGGCGGTACAATACATTTCGTTATCAATAACCAAATTGGCTTTACCACCGACTTCGACGATGCCCGCAGCAGCGACTACTGCACTGCCATTGCCGCTATTGTAGAAGCTCCCGTATTGCATGTAAACGGTGACGATGCCGAAGCCGTAGTGTATGTATCCGAAATGGCAGCCGAATACCGCCAACGCTTCGGCGGCGATGTGTATATAGATATGGTGTGCTATCGCAAACACGGACACAACGAAGGCGATGACCCCAAATTTACGCAGCCGCAGATGTATAACTTCATCAACAAGCACGCCAACGTGCGCGACCTCTATGTGAAAAAACTCACCGAACAGGGCGATTTGGAAGCAACGATGGCAAAAGCACTGAATGAGGATTTTTGGAAACAACTCCAAGACCGCTTAGATGATATACGTCAAAATACATTGCCCTACAAATATCAGGAACCGGAGCAGGCGTGGCGCAGCCTGAACAAATCCACACCGGCGAGTTTTGAACAAACCTATCCCACCGCCATCAGCGATGAAACTTTGCAACAATTGGTAAATGCTTTAGATGCTTTGCCGGAAAATTTTACGCCGATGCGCAAGGTGAGCAAAATGCTCGAAGATAATAAAAAAATGCTCCTCGAAGCGGGCAAAGCCGATTGGGCAAGTGCCGAATTATTGGCGTATGCTTCTATTTTGAAGGAAGGTAATAATGTGCGCATGAGTGGTCAAGATGTAAAAAGAGGCACTTTCAGCCATCGCCACGCCGTCATTTGGGACGAAAACACCAATGCTGAATACAACCGCCTCAGCCGTATCAGCGACACGCAAGGCAGGTTTTTGATTTACAACTCGCTGCTGTCGGAATTTGCCGTACTTGCCTTTGAATACGGCTATTCTATGGCTTCGCCCGACCAGTTGGTATTGTGGGAGGCACAATTTGGCGATTTTGCCAACGGCGCACAGACCATTTTTGACCAGTTTATTGCTTCGGGCGAAAGCAAATGGCAGCGTATGAGCGGCTTGGTGATGCTGTTGCCACACGGCTACGAAGGGCAAGGACCCGAACACTCATCGGCGCGTTTGGAGCGTTATTTACAAGCAACCGCCGAAGAAAACATCATTGTTGCCAATATCACCGAGCCGGCAAATTTCTTCCACATTTTGCGCCGCCAGTTGGCATTTCCGTTCCGCAAGCCTTTGGTGGTGATGTCGCCAAAATCCCTCTTGCGCCACCCGCGTTGTGTGTCGCCGGTAGCGGCATTTACAACAGGGCATTTCAAAGAAGTAATAGACGATACACAAACAGTGGCGGCAGCGAAAGTAAAACGCATTTTGCTGTGTAGCGGAAAATTGTATTATGAATTGTTGGACTACAAAGAGCAAAACAAACGCAACGATATAGCTTTGGTGCGCTTGGAGCAGTTGTATCCGCTGCCTGCAAAGCAACTGAACGAAATAGTGAAAAAATATAAAAATGCCGAAGTAGTATGGGTACAAGAAGAACCCGAAAATATGGGAGCGTGGTGGTATTTGCGGAATACCTACCGCGAGGCTGCTTTGCGTGCAATTACGCGCAAACGCAGTGCATCTACGGCTACCGGATTTAAAAAGCTGCATCAAAAAGAGCAGGAAGCCATCATCAACAAGGCTTTTGAATGA
- a CDS encoding T9SS type A sorting domain-containing protein, which translates to MKKKQFIVSSMVFMAAAAYSAAPSVLGIIDVNALDNYSNQNIPAYIAKDNTPAANPITDAGATLGRVLFYDPQLSVNNTVSCGSCHKQEFAFSDTVLVNTGVNGVTARHPMRLVNARFANEVKFFWDERVNSLEQQTTSPIQDHAEMGFSGANGDPNLDSLINKLEDIDYYQDLFTLVYGDPQITELRMQRAMAQFVRSIQSFDSKYDAGLAATGNIGAPFPNFTAQENQGKQLFLTPPPNGGAGCQACHAAPEFDIDPNSLNNNIIGVANYPDSIDLTVTRAPSLRDLVNPAGIVNGSFMHNGSLPTLQAVINHYNTIVYNPAINTNLDPRLIGPPPPPGGSPGLHLNLTQAQKDALAAFLLTLSGSDVYTNPKWSDPFVNGELVVSNFCPDNIAFNYEDIGSGVFEVANTISAHGSVDSGSNSTFSAADFIALLPNFIAAYGSQFIAEIGGCNSNAAAAPTSQNTAIAESAKNTLVADTQNMPQLTLFPNPSQGNFVLQCQGALQQVQVFTIEGKWVRSYQNIQQTQLNMEGLEKGMYIIKATDVFQNSHTVKCLVL; encoded by the coding sequence ATGAAAAAGAAACAATTTATTGTGAGTTCAATGGTTTTTATGGCGGCGGCGGCTTATTCGGCTGCTCCTTCGGTATTGGGTATTATTGATGTAAATGCTTTGGATAATTACAGCAACCAAAATATTCCGGCTTATATTGCCAAAGACAATACGCCCGCCGCTAATCCGATTACCGATGCGGGTGCTACGCTCGGCAGGGTGCTGTTTTACGACCCGCAATTATCCGTCAATAATACGGTTTCCTGTGGTTCGTGCCACAAACAGGAGTTTGCTTTCAGCGACACGGTATTGGTGAATACGGGCGTAAATGGTGTAACGGCACGCCACCCGATGCGTTTGGTAAATGCCCGTTTTGCCAATGAGGTAAAATTCTTTTGGGACGAGCGCGTCAATAGTTTGGAGCAGCAAACCACCAGCCCTATTCAAGACCACGCCGAAATGGGCTTCAGTGGTGCAAACGGCGACCCGAATTTAGATTCGCTGATCAATAAATTGGAGGACATTGATTATTATCAAGACCTTTTTACACTGGTGTATGGCGACCCGCAAATTACGGAGTTGCGCATGCAGCGGGCAATGGCGCAATTTGTGCGGAGTATTCAGTCTTTTGATTCTAAATATGATGCCGGATTGGCGGCTACGGGTAATATAGGCGCGCCTTTTCCGAATTTTACTGCACAAGAAAACCAAGGTAAGCAATTATTTTTAACACCGCCTCCCAATGGCGGAGCGGGTTGTCAGGCTTGCCACGCTGCCCCTGAATTTGATATTGACCCCAATAGCCTCAACAACAATATCATCGGTGTTGCCAATTATCCCGACTCTATAGATCTGACGGTTACACGTGCGCCTTCGCTGCGTGATTTGGTGAATCCGGCGGGCATCGTAAATGGTAGTTTTATGCACAATGGCAGTTTGCCCACTTTGCAAGCCGTCATCAACCATTATAATACGATTGTGTATAATCCGGCAATCAATACCAACTTAGACCCGCGTTTGATAGGTCCGCCACCGCCTCCCGGTGGTTCGCCCGGCTTGCACCTCAACCTCACCCAAGCACAAAAAGATGCTCTGGCAGCATTTTTATTGACGCTTTCCGGCAGCGATGTATATACAAACCCCAAATGGTCAGATCCTTTTGTAAACGGCGAATTGGTAGTGAGCAATTTTTGCCCTGATAACATTGCTTTCAATTATGAAGACATCGGCAGCGGCGTTTTTGAAGTTGCCAACACCATTTCGGCGCACGGCAGCGTAGATAGCGGCAGCAATAGCACCTTTAGTGCTGCCGATTTTATTGCTTTGCTGCCCAATTTTATCGCTGCTTACGGCAGCCAGTTCATCGCCGAAATAGGGGGCTGCAACAGCAATGCCGCCGCCGCACCGACTTCTCAAAACACAGCCATTGCCGAAAGTGCCAAAAATACCCTTGTTGCCGACACACAAAATATGCCGCAACTGACCCTATTTCCCAATCCTTCGCAGGGTAATTTTGTATTGCAATGTCAAGGTGCTTTGCAGCAAGTTCAAGTTTTTACGATAGAAGGTAAATGGGTGCGCTCTTATCAGAATATTCAACAAACGCAACTCAATATGGAGGGTTTGGAAAAAGGTATGTATATTATAAAAGCAACCGATGTTTTTCAAAACAGCCATACGGTTAAATGCTTGGTGTTGTAA
- a CDS encoding tetratricopeptide repeat protein, which produces MSLGNLDKALNFFEKRNQLGEELYKSYPNHVSFKNGLAISYSKLGDTHTSLGNLEKALNFFEKFTTLIEELYKSYPNNVSFKNGLAVSYSRLGNTHTSLGNLEKALNFFEDETKLFEEFYKSYPNYVSFKNGLAISYEKLGNTHTSLGNLEKALNFFEDETKLFEELYKSYPNHVDFKDGLAISYYKLGTFNRDNLKDKNEARLYFTKAEALWLELVRDAPQYIEFKKFLGIVQQSLKDL; this is translated from the coding sequence ATGTCTTTGGGCAATTTAGACAAGGCTTTGAATTTCTTTGAAAAACGCAATCAATTAGGCGAAGAACTCTATAAAAGCTACCCCAATCATGTCTCTTTCAAAAACGGTTTGGCGATTTCTTACTCCAAACTCGGCGATACGCATACGTCCTTGGGGAATTTAGAAAAGGCTTTGAATTTCTTTGAAAAATTCACAACCTTAATTGAAGAACTCTATAAAAGCTACCCCAATAATGTCTCTTTCAAAAACGGTTTGGCGGTTTCTTACTCAAGACTCGGCAATACGCATACGTCCTTGGGGAATTTAGAAAAGGCTTTGAATTTCTTTGAAGATGAAACTAAGTTATTTGAAGAATTCTATAAAAGCTACCCCAATTATGTCTCTTTCAAAAACGGTTTGGCGATTTCTTACGAAAAACTCGGCAATACGCATACGTCCTTGGGGAATTTAGAAAAGGCTTTGAATTTCTTTGAAGATGAAACTAAGTTATTTGAAGAACTCTATAAAAGCTATCCCAATCATGTAGATTTCAAAGACGGTTTGGCGATTTCATATTATAAATTAGGTACTTTTAATAGAGATAATTTGAAAGACAAAAACGAGGCACGCCTTTATTTTACAAAAGCCGAAGCCTTATGGTTGGAGTTGGTGCGTGATGCACCACAATATATAGAATTTAAGAAGTTTTTGGGTATAGTACAACAGTCTTTAAAAGACTTATAA